Genomic window (Amaranthus tricolor cultivar Red isolate AtriRed21 chromosome 7, ASM2621246v1, whole genome shotgun sequence):
TTTTTACCAAATCTCTCCTTGTTTGCAACAATCAAAGAGAAagaaccctttttttttttaatgtcacaAGTGATAAACATGAAGAAAGGAAGCACcttttttgttcattcttgctATAAACAATCTAGCTTTTGCTAAACTACTCTGTTTTTCTTCTacccaaaataagaaaaaagaaaaaacaatcttCCTCGGTGTTAAGTTAAGAGCAAAGACAGAGTAAGAGAAAGAAAGGGTTTGTTTTGAGAAGTGAATAAAAgttagagagagaaagttaGAAATGGTGGGCTCAGGAGCAGGAGATAGGAGCAAAGAAGCAGTAGGGATGATGGCCCTTCATGAGGCCCTCAGAAATGTCTGTTTAAACTCAGACTGGACTTACTCTGTCTTCTGGACCATCCGTCCTCGCCCGTAAACACtcactttctttttctctctctagAAATCATCCTCATTTTCTTTCTATATTTGTTTGCTTTTTGGGGGTGATTATTATTAGTGAAAATATGATGTGGGTTTTAGTTAATTAGGATGAATTAGTGAGTAACTTCAAATGGGTTGTGCTAAAAAAACCAaatcttttttcctttttggaTGTTTCTCTctctataaatcattctcattttcTCTTGTATGGTGTTTGGGGATGATTATTAGTGAAAATATGATGTGGGTTTTAGTTAATTAGGATGAGTTAGTGATTAACTTCAGATGGGTTGTGCTAAAAAAACAAATCTTTTTCCTTTTTGGATGTTTCTCTctctataaatcattctcaaattctcttGTATGGTGTTTGGGGATGATTTTTAGTGAAAATATGATGTGGGTTTTACTTGACTAAGATGGGTTAGTGATCAACTTCAAATGGGTTGTTAGACTTGTTAGCAAAACAATGCTCCCTTTTCTTTTTGGATGTTTATATCTCTctaaaaatcattctcattttcTCTTGTTTGTTCTTTGGGGATGATCATTAGTGTTTGGGTTTTACTTGATTAGGATGGATTAGTGATTAACTTTAAATGGGTTACAAAAAAATCATATTCCCTTATCCTTTTTGGATGTTTCTCTATCTATATATCATTCTCGTTTTCTCTTGTTTGGTCTTTGAGGATGACTATTAGTGAAAATATGATGTGGGTTTTACTTGATTAAGATGAATAAGTGACCAACATCAAATGGGTTTTACCTAAAATTCCacttcttttttccttttaagatttttctttctctataaatcattctcattttcTCACTATAACTTCTACATGTTATTTGGGGATTTTTTTAGTGAAAATATGATGTGGGTTTTAGTTAATTAGATGAATTAGTGGTTATCAAAAATCACACTCCCTTATCCTCTTTGGATGTTTCTCTCTCTATAATCattctcattttctttgttttttaggatgattaataaagaaaatatgatGTGGGTTTTACTTGAATAAGATGAATTTGTGAAATGGGTTGTACCAAAAATCCCACTCTTTTTTCTTGTTGGATGTTTCTCTctctataaatcattctcattttcCCTCTCATaacttttagtataaattctTTCTAGGGATGATTAATGGTAAAAATGATGTGGGTTTTTCTTGATTAGGATGGATTAGTGATTAACTTCAAATGTGTATTACCAAAAATCTCAATCCTTTTCCCTTTTTGTATCTTTCTCTATAGAAACCCCACTTATGTCCCCTTGTTTTTGTCTCTCTTGAAAGCCCACCAAGTACAATAAATCAGAAACACTTCCAAGAAGTAGTAGTAGTTGtaattgtttcatttttatgATTGTTATCAAGTTTTCTGAAAtgggtatttattttttttccattattgCAGGAGAGTAAGAGGTGGAAATGGTTGCAAAGTTGGAGATGATAATGGAAGCTTGTAATTATTCTTCTTTCGTCTTCACTCTAAAACTCAGAGCTGGTGCAGGGGACCATTGAATATTGATagtgtttttattcttttttttccaTGATTAATTTGATGTTGAAATcttttttgtgattttcttgGCGCATTAAATGATGATTAGCTTTAAATGATTGTTaatctctttttcctttttcttatcTTATTATTGGTCTTGATTATAATAGCACTCTAATTTGATTATTATCATGATCAACTTGATTTTTAAGTGCCCTAATGATTTAGGCCTTATTAGAGTAGAGTATTCATGATTGATGAACTTGTTATATTGGGATTTTCTAGGGCTAGTTAACAAGGGCGAATTCGAGGTACTAATATAGGGTAGGCAAATACTCATCTTTGCATATGTATTGAAGTCTTGCGTGCAATTTTTCTATGATATATGTTGCACAATTTAATATTGAAATGCAACACCATGGTGTTATGcatcaaccatcagtttaagctttttgttgagttggttcctttggacggtgcactcaagtcacccaTTCCAACAAACATAAATtggatttttaatcaaatgataGTGGCCCGAGTAGGCCATGGCCTAGGCTGGCTCGGACCTGGATTCTCTCTTGCTTGACCAATCAATTGTTTATGCAAAAATCCTGCTTTTATGGTCTTTGAACTCATTTTTCCTTTCCCCTTTTGCttcaatttgttatttttatacaACTTTCTTAAGTATTTTTAAATTGTCAACTTGCCAATCTTCTTTAATTAATCACATTGATTAAGCTTCCTGTAAATTACTTAGTTTATTGCTCCGAACTTAATTTtctagtaattttttttctttttatttatgggtGACACCCAAGTCAGTTGGACTCGAACTgatatatttgaaatgaatggTGAAGGATGTTGATGTGGGAAGACGGGTTTTGCCGAGGAAGAGGAGTAGCAGATTGCTTGGACGAGATGGATAGTGAAGATCCGGTCAGGAAGTCCTTCAGCAAAATGTCCATTCAGTTATATAATTATGGAGAAGGGTGGGTACTTGGTAggtgttattattatatgtgtACTCCATTTCCCTCTCCTTATCTACCCTTAGAAAAACCCGATCTTGTTGGGATTAAAGTTTTGACATTGTTATATGTCTGGCCTTGAGAAAAAGAAGTTTATATAGCTCCAATATTGAACTCGAAAATAATTCCTAAAAGTACTTCTATTGCTAAACCAGCATGATTTATTCATCTAGGGTCCATAGATGCAAATGTGACGCTTTTTGGTGCTTTGTTGGCTTTTATATCTTGCTAATTTGAATTGTTCGGTATTAATGCAGGTTAATGGGGAAGGTTGCTTCTGATAAATGTCACAAATGGGTTTTTAAAGAGCCTTCAGAATGTGAACCAAATATTTCAAACTATTGGCAGAGCTCATTTGATGCTGTATGTACTATCAAGTCAATTTTAGCTTATATTATTACTTACAGTTTGATTGGCTCTTATTATAACATGATTCCTCGAAAATTTGCGCTGTTTTTAGTTGTACAATGTTTTGATGTCGATAAATGACTCACATAGTCCTGATTTAGGAGTCTcatgtacgcaaccttatcgCTTTATTGGTGTAATAAGAAAAAGGGTGTTTTTGTTTGACTTTTGATAGTAAACCTTATCTACAACTACGCATAAATAAGTGCACATCCGTTAATAAGTCAGTTTACTTTagttattttataatttcaaatcaaagaaTTATAGATTTTTTTGCTAGTGTACTATTGTTTGACAAAAAACGTTTGTGCATTGGAAGATAAGTATTGAACATACGTAGTAGAATTGGGAGTTTTGAGATGAAAACAAGCGAATAATTTATGAAACGTCGAgaaattaaaaagttaatatggGATGGAACGGATTCATTTTGTTCTATATGTAGAATATGCAAAAGCTAGCACATCATTATCAATGGGAGGAGGGAATTacgatttttcaatttttatctaCCAAAAAACTCTGGCCCTAgctgataaatttgttattagatTTGTACACAACAAGACCCGCATATAATGAGAGTTGACTGCACACAAACCCgatgaggttccatcctaaaaccaattggtattaggtagcccatcaagtatatatgaCAGTCAACATCTCACTAATACTTCGATGTTGGATTACATCTGAGTTATTTACCAACACTAGCAATACATAATGACGagataattaaatatttcagcaatattttgttttattatggTCTACTTAAAAGACACTAAGATTAGTATATTAGAAAGGAATGGAAGATTAAGACATATTTGGGCTCACTTGGTTGCTACTGCTTTTATATGGCCCCTCAATTAGAAATTTTAGATTTTCCATCATTTCATGgtatatatgtttaataattatgtttaggACCAGTAACTATTCTTATGATTTGATCGTTGTATTCGTACAGCTTCCTCCTGAATGGACTGACCAATTTGAATCTGGTATTCAGGTTAGAAATTTTAACTTCAGTTTGATTATCAGCGCTAATTTTTATGTTTACTTGTGTTTTGACTGTATTTATCGTGTGCTCTTGTTATGTCGTATGAACAGACAATAGCTGTGATTCAAGCTGGTCATGGACTTCTTCAATTAGGTTCCTGCAAAATTGTGAGTAGCCTcgtcttctcttttctttttactCATTTCTCGTTTTTTATATGTTCTTACGAGTATATCGTCGTGGTATAGTCACTTGTAATTAGAATACTCGCAGGGGCGGATAAAAAATTGACGAATTCATTTAAGACCCtgtgcaattttaaaaaattatgatatttttctaacaactttgtatctttaaacacttaacatatactacGTAATATTGTTGCTCGCAACTTTGTGGGGCCCTGTGCGGTCTCCCCTGGATACTCAATCCATGAGTATTTGAGATTACTAGATATACATTAGACAATACATTATGGGGAACATAGTCAAAAAGCAAACCTTTAGTTGTCATTAGAGCTTGATTAGCAgcacaattttaatataaagcCCCTTTTTTCAGATGGGATTGCTAAACAATTTGTTAGCACTAAGCAACCTTTTTAAGCTAAAGCAACTTTTTATGCACTTAATACTGTGCAGTTAAGGTAGCCAGGTGCCTTAGTGTCTTTATttgttacaacatttcattacgcGGATCTTACCGAGTAGTTTTCACTTGGGCTTCCACTAAGGTAGAGTTTGGAAGGGttagatgtacgcaaccttaacCTCATAATAACAACGAGGTTTCTCCAATGGACTTCTGGTAGAAAacattatgtatgtatgtatgtattcgTTATGATGCATAGTTTAGAAATTAAATTACTAGAAAAaccttaattattaatttttcagttTAAAACTCGGAAAAATATTTGGGGAAAAGATGTCTCGTCTAAGAACAAAATTGGTGATGATGTTACTAAAATGTGTAAATTTGTGATTCAGATACCTGAAGACCTCCACTTCGTGCTACGAATGAGGCATACCTTTGAATCTCTAGGCTACCAATCCGGCTTCTATTTATCACAACTTTTCTCCTCAACTAGAAATGCTTCCTCTTCTTCCACTTTTCCCACAAAGCAGCCCGGCCCTCCTTTGGGCCCTCCTCCGCTCTTCAACTGGGGCCCGCGCCCTATATCGTCTCCAGCTCCAATGCTTGCACCTCCAAATTTTCAGAGACCTCTTGGATTCCCGCCTACTAAAGATGAGCCTCACATGTTTTTAATGCCTCACTCGTCCGAAAATCGGATGGGAGAAATGATGGGTGAACACGAGTCAGATATCAAATGGCCTAATGgactttcattcttcaatgctctcACCGGAAGGGCCGATGAAGCAAAACTGTTATTTAGCCCGGAAAACTTGGGACACAAACCCGATCAAGTTTCTAACCCTGAGGGTCCAAACCCGAATATGCAAGGTGCGGGTGGAGGGAACCCAAATGAGTTCCTAAGCTTGGATAGCCATCAAGAACAAATGAGAAAAAATATGGAGAACAAATTCAAAAGGAGCTTTACATTACCTGCTAGAATGACTTCTTCAGCTTCCTCAACTTCACTTGATCATCATCCTCAAAACCCTCCAGAATACCGCAATCCCGAAACTGGAATGTACCCTGATGTAATGGAGACATTCTTGGATCAATAATAAGAGTGGATGAATCAATCTGTTAGAATGGGATGAGGGTGTAGGAAACTTTGTAACTAGGTTATGCtagttttctttctttttgtttagtTAGTAGGTTTTGTTCTTAGATTGTTGTTTATGTACTGTTCTGTTCCTTCTCAGCTTTAGGCTTATGTTAGTtgttttctttacttatcttatgtTTTAACTAAGTTTCTTCACCAATTTATTGTAGTTTATGGGAACATAAATTCTAGTTCAAGTTTCCTTGCCTTCTCAATTCGCACGCTCCTCAACTTGGAAAAATGTACAATTTTTGTGGGCAAATGTAATGATTTTGTCCCATTTTGCACCATCAATATGTTATACTTTCTCTATTTcattcattttgcattaattatcattttgttttgtattttactcatttgacattatttttatttttggacaatgatctacttgtttttttaatttcatccatacattttaacactCTTTTACTTTCATtcacacaatttattttctctttttatttattagcaattttttaaaaatcctaCAATTTCTCTTTGGTTCAAATCTATTGGGACAGAGAGAATATATCATTTGACAAGTCTAATAAAGAGTAAGCAACTATCACGAGATAATATGTCAGTCTTTGGTTGAGTTTTGGGTTAATTTTAAGTTGGATTAAAATTTGATAAGTCTAGCTAGttcatttaattataaattaattcagTTGGGAAGGCTATGCATTTATCTATATTATTTGGTTTATGGTCTATTTTTCCTTGTACTTTTGTAATAAGGGGTCGATTCTCATTATTTACCGAAAGATTAATTTTTCACTTTATGACCTTAATAAAAATCATTCATGTAATCTCTTCATATCCCTCCCCTTCAAATCTCTGCTCTTTCATTTTGTTATCTAAAGAAGCGATTATGCATTCTTTTAaattcctttcttttcttttttttttatttctttacaTCTAAACACATCGTAATAGTCAAAGTCTCACTGAAAATTGGGCCTACtatgaaaaagtaaaagagcCCTTCTTCACTCGaatttttgaaatacttaagaaaaaaaaataataattaaataaactaagttctaaacttattccaaaagtaagcgtgaaattcccaaacTTGAGGTTtgggtctgttcgcagttactaactacgaactccgaacaggtcaaaaaagacaaaaatagctGTTCCCACTTAGTATCtgggaacaactattttgtcctgttgctgttcgcagttagtaactgcgaacatgtCAAAACAGGTTGTTATGAATAAgcatgtgtgacttgagtgcacattaaaggatgaattcatgtgtgtgactcttggttgaTGGAAACtaaatgggtgtaattatgtggaagagtattcatgaagaattatgggtgttaatgaggaataatgaagaaaatgaaagggtTTGATTTATTGTATGCTCGATCAAAATTTTGACAGAGGAAGCAgtaaggtcgctcgacctacccgctcgaccgagcgagccattttggtgggtcgagcggtcagacagaatgctccagattttgctgatactcgctcgaccgagccgctcgactgagcgagctctctgatccggtcgaggatcctctgatatgcatgggatgcttgttttcgacctttcaaatccttagagttatttcttagtattcattactcaatattaactatgtattcaagtgagctattgatattctagtatctagtactatatatatagctctcatactcacacatcaaacacatcaaaaacACAattctaagccaaacacatagcctattgtttttatctcttactcaattgtaattcttcattaagaagtgttgtttatactcattcttgatataatataaacagaaactacacaccacggaggacgtagccatcattgggtgaacctccttaaatccttaTGTCCTTTTGATTAGCTTACATtgtcaaacattgttttgttcattgttgttttgtattgttcttagcatcgtaacggttttggcaaacgttttcacaggtcaaatagttgttcgcagttagtaagtgcgaacaactattttgtcttttttgacctgttcgcaattagtaactgcgaacagccccaaacctcaggtcaggtttgagaatttcacgcttacttttagaataagtttaaaacttaatttatttaataataattattttttttaagtatttcaaattttctcttcACTCCAGATCCAAAATTGGACTATTCTCTACAATCTACCTTTTTTGGCCCAGGAAAAATTCTATAAATATTTACAAATCGGTAGAAAATTTGAATATaaactattaatttatttaggtaatcttactaaaaaaaaaatctctcaCAAGTAGCAGATAAATATTATTGCTTTTGATAAGTAGAACATTTTTCTTGTCCTAATGTTAAAACCCTTTTTGTCGAGCATAGCTTTGACTTCAAATCAGAAAACCTTTTTTATCATCACCAATCAAAACTAATTTGATTAATATTCTTAGTGAAAATGAAGAAAGCATAATATCAAAGAAACATATATGTGCTAATGTGCATGCATGGGCGAAGCTGGCTAGGGTTTGGCTCCGAGGCCCATCCCGACGATTCGTTCATTTTCTTCGAGTTTGGCCATATTATAACTATTAGAGCCATATTACGTCAAAAATTTGTTGGTTCCATGGTTAAAAAAGCTTTATTAGTGTATGAGTGCATTACATGCAGTTCACCATTCTCATTATATTCAATATATTTCgatcataataattataattagagtcaaaaagaaaaaaaataacatcaaaCTATACCTTTATCAAAGGACTTTACGACTGATGAGACTCTCAACTCGATAATGATGAGACTCTCAACTCGATAAAAAACTGCAAATGAAAATTGAGACAATACATTGCATGCAATTGATAGTTGATGATTAATATTCTAATCCATTATCCATACATAATAAGTAGCATAAATTTCTCCTGCAGTTTCCAACACTTAATTAATTACTACATACAAagtcttaaataattaataattccaaTATTTGGTGATCAGAAGTGGCTTAGATGACAGCCAGTGATCAGATGGTCATAATGATGACAGAAGAGAGGGAGCAACATTTAGccatatttttaattaagtcAGCTGAAAATGCTTATAAATAGAGCTCACATTCCCACCAGAATAGGAAATCTGATTAGTTTTGTTTGCTGCCCTTTCCAACTGTGTGTTGGGGTTAGACCCTTTTGTCTGGCTTGACGACCCGCCTTCTCCCTGAGACTCCGATGAGCTTTTCCGACGCCTCTCGTTGTGCCCTGCTAACCGCCTCCTACAACTCCTTTTCGTCTCGTCAAACTCGCCTAGCTCATGAAACCTGTCAATATTGTGCTAATTTGTATGAGTACGACTAATGTAAAATGATGTATTAATAATGTATGCGCTTTGTGTTTATGTAAAGTTTCAgataatatttgttattaagTGACACGCATCTAATTTTGAAAGTCTAGCTACTTACAAACCATGTGATATACGTAAAAACCACAGTTAAAATGGCTAAAGATAACTCAAAATGAGCTGAACTGAACTGAATAACGACTTTTTGATAAACTCAGCCAATTATGGTATTGAAAAAAGATGTTGACTTTACCCTTTTTATGCGTCACAAAATTAGATCCAAGGGCAAAGGTAAGAAAGTATCAAGGGGATTCAGATTTGAACCTGCCTAGGCTAAATAAATTATGATTtagtattatttaattaatctacttatattgaattgtgtaatatataatacaaaataataacaatcaaatTGGTATTTACTAAACAAATTAGAAAACGAGTGTTTTTAACTATTCTATGTACTAGTATCTTCAATGAAGTATATATGTTTGCCATGTAGAGTGCACTAATTAGACTTGAAAGCTGAGTTGGCATTTGTCTGTTTCTtagagaataaaataaaatttgttgtGGGGAGGGTAAGATAAAGGATGTTGACCGTTTACTTTATGCTCCAATACATATGGTAAGGTAAGACTCAATTTCAGCCTCACCGGTCACCTTATACGGTTATACCGCTGATCTATATTCttcaattctttttcttttttataaggTCAGATTTTGTCCATATATTTTCTCAAAACTTTtatagtattaaataataaaaataataataaaaagttagaGTAATTTTAGTAGGAAAATATCTTGATAATTGTAATGATTATGCTTTTTATATGATCAAAGTttgtaaaaaaacttttttataatcaaagtttcattactatGAGAATGACATAATACATCTCATACAAATTTACGGTACAAGTCGTTTTTATTAGAACATTTTAATATCAACAACCAAATAGGCCATTAGTTCCTaagttgaatattttatttgatgtaGGTATTTTTATGTTTGAGAGAATATATTCTCACTGTCTCCTTGATAAGATAATGCAACAATCTCTACAATTgcataagaattaagaaaattaataagataaataaattgTTTTGATATGATTAAAAATgatagaaaataaagaaaatgtgTGAATATTTAAGAATTATGGTTTAGCTTAAGGCCTTACTAGTCAATAGTTTTCCCTTTTAACTTTGTGAAATGTGT
Coding sequences:
- the LOC130817704 gene encoding protein RICE SALT SENSITIVE 3 isoform X1, yielding MVGSGAGDRSKEAVGMMALHEALRNVCLNSDWTYSVFWTIRPRPRVRGGNGCKVGDDNGSLMLMWEDGFCRGRGVADCLDEMDSEDPVRKSFSKMSIQLYNYGEGLMGKVASDKCHKWVFKEPSECEPNISNYWQSSFDALPPEWTDQFESGIQTIAVIQAGHGLLQLGSCKIIPEDLHFVLRMRHTFESLGYQSGFYLSQLFSSTRNASSSSTFPTKQPGPPLGPPPLFNWGPRPISSPAPMLAPPNFQRPLGFPPTKDEPHMFLMPHSSENRMGEMMGEHESDIKWPNGLSFFNALTGRADEAKLLFSPENLGHKPDQVSNPEGPNPNMQGAGGGNPNEFLSLDSHQEQMRKNMENKFKRSFTLPARMTSSASSTSLDHHPQNPPEYRNPETGMYPDVMETFLDQ
- the LOC130817704 gene encoding protein RICE SALT SENSITIVE 3 isoform X2, which translates into the protein MLMWEDGFCRGRGVADCLDEMDSEDPVRKSFSKMSIQLYNYGEGLMGKVASDKCHKWVFKEPSECEPNISNYWQSSFDALPPEWTDQFESGIQTIAVIQAGHGLLQLGSCKIIPEDLHFVLRMRHTFESLGYQSGFYLSQLFSSTRNASSSSTFPTKQPGPPLGPPPLFNWGPRPISSPAPMLAPPNFQRPLGFPPTKDEPHMFLMPHSSENRMGEMMGEHESDIKWPNGLSFFNALTGRADEAKLLFSPENLGHKPDQVSNPEGPNPNMQGAGGGNPNEFLSLDSHQEQMRKNMENKFKRSFTLPARMTSSASSTSLDHHPQNPPEYRNPETGMYPDVMETFLDQ
- the LOC130817704 gene encoding protein RICE SALT SENSITIVE 3 isoform X3; its protein translation is MGKVASDKCHKWVFKEPSECEPNISNYWQSSFDALPPEWTDQFESGIQTIAVIQAGHGLLQLGSCKIIPEDLHFVLRMRHTFESLGYQSGFYLSQLFSSTRNASSSSTFPTKQPGPPLGPPPLFNWGPRPISSPAPMLAPPNFQRPLGFPPTKDEPHMFLMPHSSENRMGEMMGEHESDIKWPNGLSFFNALTGRADEAKLLFSPENLGHKPDQVSNPEGPNPNMQGAGGGNPNEFLSLDSHQEQMRKNMENKFKRSFTLPARMTSSASSTSLDHHPQNPPEYRNPETGMYPDVMETFLDQ